One window from the genome of Nitrospiria bacterium encodes:
- a CDS encoding DUF4388 domain-containing protein, producing the protein MALEGSLKDFGLADIFQLIYHQKKTGTLTMKNASMEAKVLFENGCVVKAESSNLEGPNKIGQILARSNKITEDQLKQALSNQQNSKDKIGEILIGMGAIQKEDLVKALGIHVREAVLSLFKWKEGRYSFEPSEMISIERDYWLPVNTEFLIMEGVRRIDEWPFIEKKIPNLEIVFEKSGEITDTLRVANSEEDPTADIFAEKKTDKEIQITQEEMNIYNLIDGQQNVRGLIDITNMGEFETCKALSNLLTAGLIVQKYKTDAPKKEIGTTTPSKVRISWLSSRQLLSGLIIFICILIMVAGGWQIMQRAKETEDFVGLYRNMGLENRMQGIANTILVYHYRNAQLPKSLDVLSHEGYISEKSPLRGVTTEIGYEMQSDASSFTLKTDGNP; encoded by the coding sequence ATGGCATTAGAAGGCTCCCTCAAAGATTTTGGCTTGGCCGATATCTTTCAACTGATCTACCACCAGAAGAAAACGGGGACTCTGACGATGAAAAACGCCTCAATGGAGGCGAAGGTCCTGTTTGAAAACGGATGTGTCGTCAAGGCGGAGTCTTCTAACCTGGAAGGTCCGAATAAGATCGGACAAATATTGGCCCGCTCCAACAAGATCACCGAGGATCAACTTAAACAAGCTTTATCTAATCAACAGAATTCTAAAGATAAAATTGGTGAAATCCTCATAGGAATGGGGGCCATACAAAAAGAAGATTTGGTCAAAGCCTTGGGAATTCATGTCAGAGAAGCCGTATTAAGTTTGTTCAAATGGAAAGAAGGACGCTACAGTTTTGAACCTTCGGAGATGATCTCGATTGAACGGGATTACTGGCTTCCTGTCAATACCGAATTTCTCATAATGGAAGGGGTTCGGAGAATTGACGAGTGGCCCTTCATCGAGAAAAAAATTCCCAACCTGGAGATTGTTTTTGAGAAAAGCGGAGAGATCACCGACACCTTAAGGGTTGCAAACTCTGAAGAAGATCCGACCGCTGATATATTCGCCGAAAAGAAAACGGATAAGGAAATTCAAATTACACAAGAAGAGATGAACATTTATAACCTGATCGACGGTCAACAGAATGTCAGGGGTTTGATCGATATCACCAATATGGGAGAATTTGAAACCTGCAAGGCCTTAAGCAATTTGCTGACGGCTGGGCTGATCGTTCAGAAATACAAAACGGACGCCCCCAAAAAAGAAATAGGCACAACCACACCCAGCAAGGTACGGATTTCATGGCTTTCCAGTCGGCAGTTGCTGAGTGGTTTGATAATATTTATCTGTATTCTCATCATGGTCGCTGGAGGATGGCAGATAATGCAAAGGGCGAAGGAGACTGAAGATTTTGTTGGCTTGTACAGAAACATGGGTTTGGAAAACCGCATGCAAGGGATTGCCAACACCATCCTGGTTTACCATTACCGGAACGCTCAGCTTCCCAAATCTCTCGATGTCCTGTCACATGAAGGTTATATTTCCGAGAAATCGCCGCTACGGGGAGTAACAACGGAAATAGGGTATGAAATGCAAAGCGACGCCTCTTCATTTACATTAAAGACTGATGGGAACCCGTAG
- a CDS encoding TrkA C-terminal domain-containing protein yields MKLTQRFRREIGLAWTAIEKLVVSTAEQTSRQIETLRLSFQIHEQEQALDAVFEHMGRFLYEFREKNTEAILAHAVSQTCLSDFNRLQGQLKFMERRRYDLQEENVSTKWAEFVESVYRNGMTLDSLVLPFNLNPPSPTLQSLALPQGVLVIAIQRHGKFIQPHDGVLLQRGDRLTLLGPPQQIIQVLGRF; encoded by the coding sequence ATGAAGCTGACCCAGCGTTTCCGTCGAGAAATCGGCCTGGCCTGGACCGCCATCGAAAAGTTGGTCGTGTCGACCGCCGAACAGACCTCCCGCCAGATTGAGACCCTGCGTTTATCTTTCCAGATCCACGAACAGGAACAAGCATTGGACGCGGTCTTCGAACATATGGGACGGTTTTTATATGAGTTCCGTGAAAAAAACACGGAGGCAATCCTCGCCCATGCCGTTTCTCAAACTTGTCTTTCGGATTTCAACCGTCTTCAAGGCCAGCTCAAGTTCATGGAGCGGAGACGATATGACCTACAGGAAGAAAACGTCTCGACAAAATGGGCGGAGTTTGTCGAGTCGGTTTATCGAAACGGCATGACGCTTGATTCCCTCGTTCTTCCATTTAATTTAAATCCGCCCTCCCCGACCCTGCAATCCCTGGCGCTTCCTCAAGGCGTTCTGGTGATCGCGATTCAACGCCATGGGAAATTTATTCAACCGCATGATGGCGTGTTGCTCCAACGAGGCGATCGATTGACATTGCTTGGTCCTCCGCAACAAATCATTCAAGTCCTGGGGCGATTTTAA
- a CDS encoding DegQ family serine endoprotease codes for MGSSMKASGRRLISVGIIAGLSALWVMTQSMPAQAKDSNGMKMLQEMENVFVDLAERVKPAVVNISPATHPTPKQGDSPRGDRPPESSGSGSGVIIDKKGYIVTNNHVVGDASEVEVRLSDKSHFTGKVIGKDPDTDVAVVKVESDHDLPFVKMGDSSTVRVGQWVMAVGNPFGLDRTVTLGVVSALGRENVNLSRYEDFIQTDASINPGNSGGPLFNLDGEVIGINTAIINFAQGIGFAIPSSMVQNVMNQLISKGHVVRGWLGVGIQPVTSDLASKFNVKEDEGVLVNEVFEGDPASKAGMQPGDIILKLDGKTVDTPQTLSRIIASFPPGKDAAFEIIRDGQRKNLTVKLGERKEEAVTASIPKQQPEMVLGLNVQDLTPDLADRFKLKDEKGVLVTKVEPGSSADSEGIKEGDLIKEVNRNKVENSDDFRNAIGKVKKGESVLIRIIREDRAFYVVLKTDSE; via the coding sequence ATGGGTAGTAGTATGAAGGCTTCAGGACGTCGTTTGATTTCCGTGGGTATCATCGCGGGCCTGTCGGCTTTATGGGTTATGACTCAATCCATGCCGGCCCAGGCCAAAGACAGCAACGGAATGAAGATGCTCCAAGAGATGGAAAATGTATTCGTGGATCTTGCGGAGCGCGTCAAACCGGCGGTGGTGAATATTTCTCCGGCCACACATCCCACACCCAAACAGGGCGATTCACCCCGTGGAGACCGTCCTCCGGAGAGTTCCGGATCCGGTTCGGGGGTGATCATCGATAAAAAAGGATACATCGTCACGAACAATCACGTGGTTGGCGATGCTTCTGAAGTGGAGGTTCGTCTTTCGGATAAGAGTCATTTTACCGGAAAAGTGATCGGTAAAGATCCGGACACGGATGTCGCCGTCGTCAAAGTGGAGTCCGACCATGATCTTCCCTTCGTTAAGATGGGGGACTCCAGCACGGTTCGGGTGGGACAGTGGGTTATGGCGGTCGGCAACCCATTCGGCCTGGATCGCACGGTAACGCTTGGGGTGGTAAGCGCCCTCGGACGCGAAAATGTCAACCTTTCCCGATATGAGGATTTTATTCAGACCGACGCCTCGATCAACCCCGGGAACAGCGGCGGTCCATTGTTCAATCTGGATGGTGAAGTCATCGGAATCAATACCGCCATCATTAACTTTGCACAGGGCATCGGATTTGCCATTCCTTCCAGCATGGTCCAGAATGTGATGAATCAGCTGATCTCCAAAGGGCACGTGGTGCGGGGCTGGTTGGGGGTGGGAATCCAACCGGTGACCTCCGATCTCGCGTCCAAGTTCAATGTCAAGGAGGATGAAGGCGTTCTGGTGAACGAGGTATTCGAAGGCGATCCCGCTTCGAAGGCGGGAATGCAGCCGGGCGATATCATTCTCAAGCTGGATGGAAAAACGGTGGACACCCCCCAGACCCTGTCCCGCATAATCGCATCCTTCCCGCCTGGAAAAGATGCGGCGTTTGAAATCATCCGGGACGGCCAACGTAAGAACCTGACCGTCAAACTGGGCGAGCGGAAAGAAGAAGCGGTTACGGCCTCGATTCCGAAGCAACAGCCCGAAATGGTACTGGGCTTGAACGTCCAGGACCTGACGCCGGACCTGGCCGATCGTTTCAAGCTCAAGGACGAAAAAGGCGTATTGGTAACAAAGGTCGAGCCCGGCAGCTCGGCCGACTCGGAAGGCATCAAGGAAGGGGATCTCATCAAAGAGGTGAACCGGAACAAGGTGGAGAATTCGGACGACTTCCGGAATGCCATTGGAAAGGTGAAAAAAGGGGAAAGCGTTTTGATCCGTATCATCCGTGAAGACCGCGCCTTTTACGTGGTTCTCAAAACAGATTCGGAATAA